In the genome of Sebastes umbrosus isolate fSebUmb1 chromosome 14, fSebUmb1.pri, whole genome shotgun sequence, one region contains:
- the brd4 gene encoding bromodomain-containing protein 4 isoform X5, with amino-acid sequence MGDGLDAAQMSGSSSSSGGSSQGQAQQMGNPPPPEYIDPNRPKRQTNQLQYLLKVVVKALWKHQFAWPFHIPVDAIKLNLPDYYTIIKIPMDMGTIKRRLENSYYWNAQECIQDFNTMFTNCYIYNKPGDDIVLMAEALEKVFLQRVTEMPEEETEIVVMMGKGRGRGRRDAGLNLKPGAIIDASSTTPQTRGLSNLSAAPLTRGPVQGPPSLPPQPLMQALPSHVPPTLPSHAPQLGAPYSLSQSDCAPQVPIMTSVPPPAQTSLPPASIQSTAPMLQNSITMTKQRKSQKRKADTTTPTANDQLSESSPAESKSGKTLPRRESTRPTKLIKKDAPDSQHHIGMGMGMGMGMGMGMGLSGPSGGHSPKPQDQLGYCASLVRDMLSKKHAAYAWPFYKPVDVDALGLHDYHDIIKYPMDLSSIKVKLESRQYREPQEFAADVRLMFSNCYKYNPPDHEVVAMARKLQDVFEMRFAKMPDEPESKPLVVPPAPTLHHPAPVKPQPPLAHIVSSSDSSSDSSSESESSTDDSEEERAQRLAELQEQLKAVHEQLAALSQPQASKPKRKEKEKKEKKKEKHKKKGSMSSHVDEIQDAIPVPQLSKKSKTSNNNNKEVVPKKKPSKKEAMKNHPANLLPVPNLEDDLGAAGSSATGEKCKPMTYEEKRQLSLDINKLPGDKLGRVVHIIQSREPSLKNSNPDEIEIDFETLKPSTLRELERYVSSCLRKKKKGSAEKPVESMATSKKTGSSSESSGSSTDSEAEGTGIIKHQKKKGQSAKEGKKTHPHVHIQSGPPQTGLHSQVAGLQSSGQMKQQHQPSPAGFIAPPVAALESSQLLETSFESLPPFGQPLMHLSHHTGNSSSPAPPHLNAHSAGPVSPETHPFLNQHAVLTSPGQGSQSQKNLLKEALHISMPQQPSRPSHKAAPLHPKPPQPQPAPPQQQQQPPILQQQQQQQQQQQQQQQQQQPHQPQQQQLQPQSAAPPQHQLPSQILHPPQPLHQRPMSPPTLTPQGLLSSQPPQMLLEDDEEPGSTTPLNHVQLYLQQFQQARQPQQSMQSLQAQARQQQQQQQQQQQQPGQISLLQSVQGQSQLSSQTTLPPPQLPIQSQAQPAPSHQALPQQMPLHQARHMHTQPQQLQPQQQQLNYQQGPGLAGQPQGSQHKVSMPTNKAQQIIQQQQQQQQQQQQQQQQQPSPRPTKADPYNAGHLRDNPSPLMMHSPQLPQYPAVSHQSPPHNMQPKKQRAPGSHGGIKEEKLPPSPVMRGEPFNPAMRPDHHKHPDNKPSQPGHGQQNVKSMDSLRPVIRSSESSGPPSSLQDKDKFKQESKTPVAPKKVQEVKLKNMGSWASLAQKSTSTPLSAVKSSSDSFEQFRRAAREKEEREKALKAQAEQAEKDRLRREQDKLRGRDEEDIMEPSRRVHEEPRRRLEQQHIQAPSQQQQQQQQQQQQQQQQQQQQQQQQQPPPQQQQEPPPAAIQQPPQPPTPPQPAAQNQLDQQRELARRREQERRRQEAMAATIDMNFQSDLMAIFEENLF; translated from the exons GACTACTACACAATAATCAAAATTCCCATGGACATGGGAACAATCAAGAGAAGGCTTGAGAACAGTTACTACTGGAACGCCCAAGAATGTATCCAAGACTTCAACACGATGTTTACCAACTGCTACATATACAACAAG CCTGGAGATGACATAGTCTTAATGGCTGAGGCTCTAGAGAAGGTTTTCCTCCAAAGGGTCACAGAAATGCCTGAGGAAGAAACTGAGATTGTTGTCATGATGGGGAAGGGACGTGGCCGTGGCCGAAGAGACGCAG GTCTGAACTTGAAACCAGGGGCCATCATTGATGCTTCGTCCACGACTCCTCAAACACGTGGTCTGTCGAACCTCTCAGCAGCACCGCTGACCAGAGGACCAGTGCAGGGCCCGCCTTCACTACCTCCCCAGCCTTTGATGCAGGCCCTGCCGTCCCACGTGCCCCCAACGTTACCCAGCCATGCGCCACAGCTCGGAGCTCCCTACTCCCTGAGCCAGTCGGACTGTGCTCCTCAAGTTCCCATCATGACTTCTGTGCCTCCCCCTGCTCAGACCTCCCTTCCCCCAGCGTCCATCCAGAGCACTGCCCCCATGCTGCAGAACTCTATAACCATGACCAAA CAAAGAAAGAGCCAGAAAAGGAAAGCTGACACTACAACGCCCACAGCAAACGACCAACTGAGTGAATCTTCACCGGCAGAGTCCAAATCTGGGAAGACACTACCCAGGCGAGAGAGTACCCGGCCGACAAAACTGATAAAGAAGGATGCACCAGACTCCCAGCATCACATAGGcatggggatggggatggggatggggatggggatggggatgggaCTGAGCGGACCAAGTGGAGGTCATAGCCCCAAACCGCAGGATCAGCTGGGATACTGCGCTAGTCTGGTTAGGGATATGCTGTCCAAGAAGCACGCTGCTTACGCCTGGCCATTCTACAAACCTGTTGACGTGGATGCACTGGGACTACACGATTATCACGACATCATCAAATATCCAATGGACCTCAGCTCCATCAAG GTCAAGCTGGAGAGCAGGCAATACCGGGAACCCCAGGAGTTTGCTGCTGACGTACGATTAATGTTTTCCAACTGCTACAAATATAATCCACCAGACCACGAGGTGGTAGCTATGGCACGCAAGCTACAG gACGTCTTTGAGATGCGCTTTGCCAAGATGCCAGATGAACCTGAGAGCAAGCCTCTGGTTGTTCCCCCTGCTCCTACACTTCACCATCCCGCCCCCGTTAAGCCCCAGCCTCCTTTGGCCCACATCGTCTCGTCTTCAGACAGCTCCAGTGACTCGTCCTCTGAGTCTGAGTCTTCCACAGATGACTCTGAAGAGGAGAGAGCCCAGAGGTTGGCAGAGCTCCAGGAACAG TTGAAGGCTGTCCATGAGCAGCTGGCTGCCTTGTCCCAACCACAAGCCAGCAAaccaaagagaaaagagaaggagaagaaggagaagaaaaaagaaaagcataagAAGAAAGGAAGCATGTCTAGCCATGTAGATGAGATCCAGGATGCTATACCTGTTCCGCAGCTCTCTAAGAAGTCGAAGACcagtaacaataacaacaaagaggTTGTACCCAAGAAGAAACCCAG TAAAAAGGAAGCGATGAAAAATCATCCCGCCAACCTGCTGCCGGTTCCCAACCTGGAAGACGATTTGGGGGCTGCTGGGTCATCAGCTACGGGGGAAAAGTGCAAGCCCATGACATACGAGGAGAAGAGGCAGCTGAGCTTGGACATCAACAAGCTTCCTGGTGACAAGCTCGGCCGTGTAGTGCATATCATCCAGTCCAGGGAGCCCTCACTCAAAAACTCAAACCCTGATGAGATCGAGATTGACTTTGAGACGCTAAAGCCTTCCACTCTGCGCGAGCTGGAGAGATATGTGTCTTCCTGCCTCCGCAAGAAGAAAAAGGGTTCAG CTGAGAAGCCTGTGGAGTCCATGGCTACCTCCAAAAAGACTGGATCATCTTCAGAGAGCAGCGGCTCCAGCACAGACAGCGAAGCTGAGGGGACAG GAATAATAAAGCATCAGAAGAAGAAGGGCCAGTCTGCGAAGGAGGGGAAGAAGACGCATCCTCATGTACACATTCAGAGTGGCCCTCCTCAGACTGGACTTCATTCCCAAGTTGCAGGCCTTCAGTCCAGCGGTCAGAtgaagcagcagcatcagccaTCGCCTGCAGGCTTCATCGCTCCCCCTGTAGCTGCTCTGGAGTCTTCCCAGTTACTGGAGACCAGCTTCGAGTCCCTGCCGCCTTTCGGCCAGCCCCTCATGCATCTGTCCCACCACACAGGCAACTCCTCCTCACCCGCACCTCCACACCTCAATGCTCATTCTGCTGGGCCAGTGTCCCCTGAGACCCACCCCTTCCTCAACCAGCATGCCGTCCTCACATCTCCAG gtcaaGGATCACAATCACAAAAAAATCTCCTGAAGGAAG CCTTGCACATTTCCATGCCTCAGCAGCCTTCTCGACCCAGTCACAAGGCAGCGCCTCTTCATCCCAAACCCCCTCAACCGCAACCAGCacctcctcagcagcagcagcagccgccaatcctgcagcagcaacagcaacaacaacagcaacaacaacagcagcagcagcagcagcagccgcaccAGCCGCAGCAGCAACAGCTTCAGCCCCAGTCAGCAGCACCACCACAGCACCAGCTTCCCTCTCAGATCCTCCACCCTCCTCAGCCGCTGCACCAGCGGCCCATGTCCCCTCCAACACTCACACCCCAGGGCTTGCTGTCCTCCCAGCCTCCCCAGATGCTGCTGGAGGATGATGAAGAGCCAGGGTCTACGACGCCTTTGAACCATGTACAATTATACCTGCAGCAGTTCCAGCAAGCCCGTCAGCCCCAGCAGTCCATGCAGTCGCTCCAGGCGCAGGCTcgtcag caacaacaacaacaacaacaacaacaacaacaaccaggaCAGATCTCCCTCCTGCAGTCTGTCCAGGGACAATCTCAACTCTCCTCTCAGACCACGCTGCCTCCTCCCCAGCTCCCTATCCAGTCCCAGGCTCAGCCAGCCCCATCACATCAGGCCCTGCCCCAACAGATGCCTCTACACCAGGCCCGCCACATGCACACTCAGCCGCAGCAactgcagccacaacagcaACAGCTGAACTATCAGCAGGGTCCTGGACTAGCTGGTCAGCCCCAGGGTTCACAACATAAGGTATCCATGCCCACCAACAAAGCACAGCAGatcatccagcagcagcagcagcagcagcagcagcagcagcagcagcagcaacagcagccctCCCCTCGCCCGACCAAGGCTGACCCTTACAACGCTG GTCATTTGAGAGACAACCCATCCCCTCTCATGATGCATTCCCCACAACTTCCCCAGTATCCAGCTGTGTCTCACCAGTCGCCACCTCACAACATGCAGCCCAAAAAG CAGAGGGCCCCTGGGAGCCATGGTGGGATAAAGGAGGAGAAACTTCCTCCATCACCAGTGATGAGAGGAGAGCCATTTAACCCTGCAATGAGACCAGACCATCACAAACATCCTGATAACAAGCCTTCTCAACCCGGCCACGGCCAACAGA ATGTGAAGTCCATGGACAGCTTGCGACCCGTCATCCGCTCCTCCGAGTCCAGTGGGCCGCCCTCCTCTCTGCAAGACAAGGATAAGTTCAAGCAGGAGTCCAAGACGCCCGTTGCCCCCAAAAAGGTACAG GAGGTAAAACTGAAGAATATGGGCTCATGGGCCAGCCTGGCACAAAAGTCCACATCGACACCCTTATCTGCAGTGAAGTCGTCGAGTGATAGCTTTGAGCAGTTCCGTCGTGCCGCccgggagaaagaggagagggagaaggcgCTGAAGGCCCAGGCCGAGCAGGCGGAAAAAGACAGACTACGCAGAGAGCAGGACAAACTACG AGGTCGAGATGAAGAGGACATCATGGAGCCAAGCAGAAGGGTGCACGAGGAGCCACGCAGGCGTCTGGAGCAGCAACACATTCAAGCTCCTtcgcaacagcagcagcagcaacaacaacaacaacaacagcaacaacaacaacaacaacaacaacagcagcagcagcagccgccgccacagcagcagcaggagcccCCGCCAGCTGCCATTCAGCAGCCTCCTCAACCCCCAACACCACCTCAGCCTGCCGCACAGAACCAGCTCGACCAACAGAGGGAGCTAGCACGCCGCCGAGAGCAGGAAAGGAGGAGGCAAGAAGCG atGGCAGCAACTATTGACATGAATTTCCAAAGTGACTTAATGGCTATCTTTGAGGAGAACCTTTTTTGA
- the brd4 gene encoding bromodomain-containing protein 4 isoform X7, producing MGDGLDAAQMSGSSSSSGGSSQGQAQQMGNPPPPEYIDPNRPKRQTNQLQYLLKVVVKALWKHQFAWPFHIPVDAIKLNLPDYYTIIKIPMDMGTIKRRLENSYYWNAQECIQDFNTMFTNCYIYNKPGDDIVLMAEALEKVFLQRVTEMPEEETEIVVMMGKGRGRGRRDAGLNLKPGAIIDASSTTPQTRGLSNLSAAPLTRGPVQGPPSLPPQPLMQALPSHVPPTLPSHAPQLGAPYSLSQSDCAPQVPIMTSVPPPAQTSLPPASIQSTAPMLQNSITMTKQRKSQKRKADTTTPTANDQLSESSPAESKSGKTLPRRESTRPTKLIKKDAPDSQHHIGMGMGMGMGMGMGMGLSGPSGGHSPKPQDQLGYCASLVRDMLSKKHAAYAWPFYKPVDVDALGLHDYHDIIKYPMDLSSIKVKLESRQYREPQEFAADVRLMFSNCYKYNPPDHEVVAMARKLQDVFEMRFAKMPDEPESKPLVVPPAPTLHHPAPVKPQPPLAHIVSSSDSSSDSSSESESSTDDSEEERAQRLAELQEQLKAVHEQLAALSQPQASKPKRKEKEKKEKKKEKHKKKGSMSSHVDEIQDAIPVPQLSKKSKTSNNNNKEVVPKKKPSKKEAMKNHPANLLPVPNLEDDLGAAGSSATGEKCKPMTYEEKRQLSLDINKLPGDKLGRVVHIIQSREPSLKNSNPDEIEIDFETLKPSTLRELERYVSSCLRKKKKGSAEKPVESMATSKKTGSSSESSGSSTDSEAEGTGIIKHQKKKGQSAKEGKKTHPHVHIQSGPPQTGLHSQVAGLQSSGQMKQQHQPSPAGFIAPPVAALESSQLLETSFESLPPFGQPLMHLSHHTGNSSSPAPPHLNAHSAGPVSPETHPFLNQHAVLTSPALHISMPQQPSRPSHKAAPLHPKPPQPQPAPPQQQQQPPILQQQQQQQQQQQQQQQQQQPHQPQQQQLQPQSAAPPQHQLPSQILHPPQPLHQRPMSPPTLTPQGLLSSQPPQMLLEDDEEPGSTTPLNHVQLYLQQFQQARQPQQSMQSLQAQARQQQQQQQQQQQQQQQQQQQQQQPGQISLLQSVQGQSQLSSQTTLPPPQLPIQSQAQPAPSHQALPQQMPLHQARHMHTQPQQLQPQQQQLNYQQGPGLAGQPQGSQHKVSMPTNKAQQIIQQQQQQQQQQQQQQQQQPSPRPTKADPYNAGHLRDNPSPLMMHSPQLPQYPAVSHQSPPHNMQPKKRAPGSHGGIKEEKLPPSPVMRGEPFNPAMRPDHHKHPDNKPSQPGHGQQNVKSMDSLRPVIRSSESSGPPSSLQDKDKFKQESKTPVAPKKVQEVKLKNMGSWASLAQKSTSTPLSAVKSSSDSFEQFRRAAREKEEREKALKAQAEQAEKDRLRREQDKLRGRDEEDIMEPSRRVHEEPRRRLEQQHIQAPSQQQQQQQQQQQQQQQQQQQQQQQQQPPPQQQQEPPPAAIQQPPQPPTPPQPAAQNQLDQQRELARRREQERRRQEAMAATIDMNFQSDLMAIFEENLF from the exons GACTACTACACAATAATCAAAATTCCCATGGACATGGGAACAATCAAGAGAAGGCTTGAGAACAGTTACTACTGGAACGCCCAAGAATGTATCCAAGACTTCAACACGATGTTTACCAACTGCTACATATACAACAAG CCTGGAGATGACATAGTCTTAATGGCTGAGGCTCTAGAGAAGGTTTTCCTCCAAAGGGTCACAGAAATGCCTGAGGAAGAAACTGAGATTGTTGTCATGATGGGGAAGGGACGTGGCCGTGGCCGAAGAGACGCAG GTCTGAACTTGAAACCAGGGGCCATCATTGATGCTTCGTCCACGACTCCTCAAACACGTGGTCTGTCGAACCTCTCAGCAGCACCGCTGACCAGAGGACCAGTGCAGGGCCCGCCTTCACTACCTCCCCAGCCTTTGATGCAGGCCCTGCCGTCCCACGTGCCCCCAACGTTACCCAGCCATGCGCCACAGCTCGGAGCTCCCTACTCCCTGAGCCAGTCGGACTGTGCTCCTCAAGTTCCCATCATGACTTCTGTGCCTCCCCCTGCTCAGACCTCCCTTCCCCCAGCGTCCATCCAGAGCACTGCCCCCATGCTGCAGAACTCTATAACCATGACCAAA CAAAGAAAGAGCCAGAAAAGGAAAGCTGACACTACAACGCCCACAGCAAACGACCAACTGAGTGAATCTTCACCGGCAGAGTCCAAATCTGGGAAGACACTACCCAGGCGAGAGAGTACCCGGCCGACAAAACTGATAAAGAAGGATGCACCAGACTCCCAGCATCACATAGGcatggggatggggatggggatggggatggggatggggatgggaCTGAGCGGACCAAGTGGAGGTCATAGCCCCAAACCGCAGGATCAGCTGGGATACTGCGCTAGTCTGGTTAGGGATATGCTGTCCAAGAAGCACGCTGCTTACGCCTGGCCATTCTACAAACCTGTTGACGTGGATGCACTGGGACTACACGATTATCACGACATCATCAAATATCCAATGGACCTCAGCTCCATCAAG GTCAAGCTGGAGAGCAGGCAATACCGGGAACCCCAGGAGTTTGCTGCTGACGTACGATTAATGTTTTCCAACTGCTACAAATATAATCCACCAGACCACGAGGTGGTAGCTATGGCACGCAAGCTACAG gACGTCTTTGAGATGCGCTTTGCCAAGATGCCAGATGAACCTGAGAGCAAGCCTCTGGTTGTTCCCCCTGCTCCTACACTTCACCATCCCGCCCCCGTTAAGCCCCAGCCTCCTTTGGCCCACATCGTCTCGTCTTCAGACAGCTCCAGTGACTCGTCCTCTGAGTCTGAGTCTTCCACAGATGACTCTGAAGAGGAGAGAGCCCAGAGGTTGGCAGAGCTCCAGGAACAG TTGAAGGCTGTCCATGAGCAGCTGGCTGCCTTGTCCCAACCACAAGCCAGCAAaccaaagagaaaagagaaggagaagaaggagaagaaaaaagaaaagcataagAAGAAAGGAAGCATGTCTAGCCATGTAGATGAGATCCAGGATGCTATACCTGTTCCGCAGCTCTCTAAGAAGTCGAAGACcagtaacaataacaacaaagaggTTGTACCCAAGAAGAAACCCAG TAAAAAGGAAGCGATGAAAAATCATCCCGCCAACCTGCTGCCGGTTCCCAACCTGGAAGACGATTTGGGGGCTGCTGGGTCATCAGCTACGGGGGAAAAGTGCAAGCCCATGACATACGAGGAGAAGAGGCAGCTGAGCTTGGACATCAACAAGCTTCCTGGTGACAAGCTCGGCCGTGTAGTGCATATCATCCAGTCCAGGGAGCCCTCACTCAAAAACTCAAACCCTGATGAGATCGAGATTGACTTTGAGACGCTAAAGCCTTCCACTCTGCGCGAGCTGGAGAGATATGTGTCTTCCTGCCTCCGCAAGAAGAAAAAGGGTTCAG CTGAGAAGCCTGTGGAGTCCATGGCTACCTCCAAAAAGACTGGATCATCTTCAGAGAGCAGCGGCTCCAGCACAGACAGCGAAGCTGAGGGGACAG GAATAATAAAGCATCAGAAGAAGAAGGGCCAGTCTGCGAAGGAGGGGAAGAAGACGCATCCTCATGTACACATTCAGAGTGGCCCTCCTCAGACTGGACTTCATTCCCAAGTTGCAGGCCTTCAGTCCAGCGGTCAGAtgaagcagcagcatcagccaTCGCCTGCAGGCTTCATCGCTCCCCCTGTAGCTGCTCTGGAGTCTTCCCAGTTACTGGAGACCAGCTTCGAGTCCCTGCCGCCTTTCGGCCAGCCCCTCATGCATCTGTCCCACCACACAGGCAACTCCTCCTCACCCGCACCTCCACACCTCAATGCTCATTCTGCTGGGCCAGTGTCCCCTGAGACCCACCCCTTCCTCAACCAGCATGCCGTCCTCACATCTCCAG CCTTGCACATTTCCATGCCTCAGCAGCCTTCTCGACCCAGTCACAAGGCAGCGCCTCTTCATCCCAAACCCCCTCAACCGCAACCAGCacctcctcagcagcagcagcagccgccaatcctgcagcagcaacagcaacaacaacagcaacaacaacagcagcagcagcagcagcagccgcaccAGCCGCAGCAGCAACAGCTTCAGCCCCAGTCAGCAGCACCACCACAGCACCAGCTTCCCTCTCAGATCCTCCACCCTCCTCAGCCGCTGCACCAGCGGCCCATGTCCCCTCCAACACTCACACCCCAGGGCTTGCTGTCCTCCCAGCCTCCCCAGATGCTGCTGGAGGATGATGAAGAGCCAGGGTCTACGACGCCTTTGAACCATGTACAATTATACCTGCAGCAGTTCCAGCAAGCCCGTCAGCCCCAGCAGTCCATGCAGTCGCTCCAGGCGCAGGCTcgtcagcagcagcaacaacaacaacaacaacaacaacaacaacaacaacaacaacaacaacaacaacaaccaggaCAGATCTCCCTCCTGCAGTCTGTCCAGGGACAATCTCAACTCTCCTCTCAGACCACGCTGCCTCCTCCCCAGCTCCCTATCCAGTCCCAGGCTCAGCCAGCCCCATCACATCAGGCCCTGCCCCAACAGATGCCTCTACACCAGGCCCGCCACATGCACACTCAGCCGCAGCAactgcagccacaacagcaACAGCTGAACTATCAGCAGGGTCCTGGACTAGCTGGTCAGCCCCAGGGTTCACAACATAAGGTATCCATGCCCACCAACAAAGCACAGCAGatcatccagcagcagcagcagcagcagcagcagcagcagcagcagcagcaacagcagccctCCCCTCGCCCGACCAAGGCTGACCCTTACAACGCTG GTCATTTGAGAGACAACCCATCCCCTCTCATGATGCATTCCCCACAACTTCCCCAGTATCCAGCTGTGTCTCACCAGTCGCCACCTCACAACATGCAGCCCAAAAAG AGGGCCCCTGGGAGCCATGGTGGGATAAAGGAGGAGAAACTTCCTCCATCACCAGTGATGAGAGGAGAGCCATTTAACCCTGCAATGAGACCAGACCATCACAAACATCCTGATAACAAGCCTTCTCAACCCGGCCACGGCCAACAGA ATGTGAAGTCCATGGACAGCTTGCGACCCGTCATCCGCTCCTCCGAGTCCAGTGGGCCGCCCTCCTCTCTGCAAGACAAGGATAAGTTCAAGCAGGAGTCCAAGACGCCCGTTGCCCCCAAAAAGGTACAG GAGGTAAAACTGAAGAATATGGGCTCATGGGCCAGCCTGGCACAAAAGTCCACATCGACACCCTTATCTGCAGTGAAGTCGTCGAGTGATAGCTTTGAGCAGTTCCGTCGTGCCGCccgggagaaagaggagagggagaaggcgCTGAAGGCCCAGGCCGAGCAGGCGGAAAAAGACAGACTACGCAGAGAGCAGGACAAACTACG AGGTCGAGATGAAGAGGACATCATGGAGCCAAGCAGAAGGGTGCACGAGGAGCCACGCAGGCGTCTGGAGCAGCAACACATTCAAGCTCCTtcgcaacagcagcagcagcaacaacaacaacaacaacagcaacaacaacaacaacaacaacaacagcagcagcagcagccgccgccacagcagcagcaggagcccCCGCCAGCTGCCATTCAGCAGCCTCCTCAACCCCCAACACCACCTCAGCCTGCCGCACAGAACCAGCTCGACCAACAGAGGGAGCTAGCACGCCGCCGAGAGCAGGAAAGGAGGAGGCAAGAAGCG atGGCAGCAACTATTGACATGAATTTCCAAAGTGACTTAATGGCTATCTTTGAGGAGAACCTTTTTTGA